A region from the Mesorhizobium sp. J8 genome encodes:
- a CDS encoding NAD-dependent epimerase/dehydratase family protein, translated as MTRVHRHPRKEPIAVIGGSGFIGSNLADSLLSDGETVLVVDNLSRAGVKQNLDWLAQQHGERLIAEIVDIRDLSALATALAPAKAIFHLAAQTAVTTSLADPAQDFDINLKGTFNVLEVARDTGIPVVFASTNKVYGSLPQITVREADDRYEPLDEAVRRSGVDEKVGLDFCTPYGCSKGAADQYVLDYSKSYGLPTAVLRMSCIYGPRQFGTEDQGWVAHFLLSALSGQPITIYGDGRQVRDILHVSDAVAAYRGVLAGIEDLKGQAFNLGGGPRNAVSLRVLLAEIADMTGSEIAIRYDRERIGDQPFFIADTRKLQAAIGWQAHIPWREGVRDLASWLLRHRLQSRPEATRYVA; from the coding sequence ATGACCCGAGTGCATCGCCACCCTCGCAAGGAGCCGATAGCCGTCATCGGCGGCAGCGGCTTCATCGGCTCCAATCTCGCCGACAGCCTGCTTTCCGACGGGGAAACGGTGCTGGTCGTCGACAATCTCAGCCGTGCAGGCGTCAAGCAGAATCTCGACTGGCTGGCGCAACAGCATGGCGAGCGGCTGATCGCCGAAATCGTCGACATACGCGACCTCAGCGCATTGGCCACGGCACTGGCGCCGGCAAAGGCGATTTTCCATCTCGCCGCTCAAACAGCCGTGACGACCAGTCTCGCCGATCCCGCGCAAGACTTCGACATCAATCTCAAGGGCACGTTCAACGTGCTGGAAGTTGCCCGCGATACCGGAATTCCCGTGGTCTTCGCCAGCACCAACAAGGTCTATGGCAGCCTGCCCCAGATCACGGTGCGAGAAGCCGACGATCGCTATGAACCGCTTGACGAGGCGGTGCGTAGGAGCGGTGTCGATGAGAAGGTCGGCCTCGATTTCTGCACCCCCTATGGCTGCTCGAAGGGCGCGGCCGATCAGTATGTGCTCGACTATTCCAAATCCTACGGACTGCCGACAGCGGTTCTGCGCATGAGCTGCATCTACGGGCCGCGCCAGTTCGGCACCGAGGACCAGGGCTGGGTCGCACATTTTCTTTTGAGCGCCTTGTCCGGCCAGCCGATTACCATTTACGGCGATGGCCGGCAGGTGCGCGACATCCTGCACGTATCCGATGCCGTGGCTGCCTATCGCGGCGTGCTTGCCGGGATCGAGGACCTCAAGGGCCAGGCATTCAATCTGGGCGGCGGCCCGCGCAACGCGGTCAGCCTGCGCGTGCTGCTGGCGGAAATCGCCGATATGACCGGCAGCGAAATCGCGATCCGCTATGACCGCGAGCGCATCGGCGATCAGCCCTTCTTCATCGCGGACACCCGCAAGCTGCAAGCCGCCATCGGCTGGCAGGCGCATATTCCATGGCGCGAAGGCGTCCGCGATCTCGCCAGCTGGTTGCTGCGGCATCGGCTCCAATCGCGTCCCGAAGCCACGAGGTACGTCGCATGA
- a CDS encoding TIGR04295 family B12-binding domain-containing radical SAM protein encodes MKVALVNPHWTYEHSIYFGCRQPHLPLELGYSKAMLEAEGHDVLMLDGLLQGFDNEALAESVAAFRPDMTVVTTAPTYLFWRCAPPELRVPAEFLNHLAGRGGRTVAVGPHGSATPGPTLRKLGADLVVRGECEEVVAELARQDDWGGVAHTARLEGDVPACNGGVHASTFVDHPALAWPSDWIAAHGHHHHRFDPVQRGAGAEVEASRGCPYNCSFCAKIDFRDAYRRRNHDAVVAEIDGLIAQGVGYIYFIDEIFLPQKALLEALVDRDVQFGIQTRIDLWKPELLRLLGEAGCVSIEAGLESLTVEGRAMLAKRCRLDTEDLAALLVDARRHVPFVQANLIGVVEDDPALVDYWRKHLIDHGVWANEPVPLYPYPSSPSYRELWGEPDDLAWERAHEHYLASFRSFSDIQDQRPHALAELESSCCSH; translated from the coding sequence ATGAAAGTCGCCTTGGTCAACCCACATTGGACATACGAGCACAGCATCTATTTCGGCTGCCGTCAGCCGCATCTGCCGCTGGAGCTCGGCTATTCAAAGGCAATGCTTGAGGCCGAAGGGCACGATGTGCTGATGCTGGACGGTTTGCTGCAGGGGTTCGACAACGAGGCTCTTGCCGAAAGCGTCGCGGCTTTCCGGCCCGACATGACCGTCGTGACCACCGCGCCGACCTACCTGTTCTGGCGCTGCGCGCCGCCGGAATTGCGCGTGCCGGCGGAGTTCCTCAACCATCTCGCCGGACGCGGCGGACGCACGGTGGCGGTCGGACCGCATGGCTCGGCGACCCCGGGCCCTACCTTGCGCAAGCTGGGCGCCGATCTCGTCGTGCGCGGCGAATGCGAGGAGGTGGTGGCGGAGCTCGCGCGGCAAGACGACTGGGGCGGGGTTGCGCACACGGCCCGCCTGGAAGGCGACGTACCCGCCTGCAATGGCGGCGTTCATGCCAGCACGTTCGTCGATCACCCGGCGCTCGCCTGGCCGTCCGACTGGATCGCGGCGCATGGCCATCATCATCACAGATTCGATCCCGTCCAGAGAGGCGCCGGCGCCGAGGTAGAGGCCTCGCGGGGCTGCCCTTACAATTGCAGCTTTTGCGCCAAGATCGATTTTCGCGATGCCTACCGGCGCCGAAATCACGACGCCGTCGTCGCCGAGATCGACGGGCTAATCGCGCAAGGCGTCGGCTACATCTACTTTATCGACGAGATTTTCCTGCCGCAGAAGGCGCTGCTGGAAGCGCTGGTGGATCGCGACGTCCAATTCGGCATCCAGACACGCATCGACCTGTGGAAGCCGGAACTGCTCCGGCTGCTCGGCGAAGCCGGCTGCGTCTCGATTGAGGCCGGCCTTGAAAGCCTGACCGTCGAGGGTCGCGCGATGCTCGCCAAGCGCTGCCGGCTGGACACCGAGGATCTGGCCGCGCTTCTGGTCGACGCCCGTCGCCACGTGCCTTTCGTCCAGGCCAATCTGATCGGCGTGGTCGAGGACGATCCGGCGCTGGTGGATTATTGGCGCAAGCACCTCATCGACCACGGCGTCTGGGCGAACGAGCCCGTGCCGCTCTATCCCTATCCGAGCTCTCCCAGCTACCGCGAACTCTGGGGCGAACCCGACGACCTCGCCTGGGAACGCGCGCATGAGCACTACCTCGCCTCCTTCCGCTCCTTCAGCGACATCCAGGACCAGCGCCCGCATGCGCTGGCTGAGTTGGAATCCTCATGCTGCAGTCACTGA
- a CDS encoding NAD-dependent epimerase/dehydratase family protein, with protein MERVLVTGGCGFIGRHVAQELTEHGYQVRLLDALVDQVHGAEAISLPTGAELIKGDVRDRDAVVEAVSGVDAVIHLAAEVGVGQSMYEIARYVGANDLGTAVLLEALIKHPVERIVVASSMSIYGEGLYRTPDGQRIDNARRKPAEIRDGLWNLKSASGEVLLPIPTDEEKRPDLASIYALTKYAQERAVLIFGQAYGIDAVALRLFNVFGAGQALSNPYTGVLANFASRLANGKRPTIFEDGEQKRDFVHVRDVATAFRLALEQRQAAGHAINIGSGHAYSISEVARLLAKAMGIPKRPPEILGKARSGDIRNCFADIAKARELLGFEPKHRLENSLGEFAAWVRNSVVIDRGADMRRELEERGLVS; from the coding sequence GTGGAACGCGTATTGGTTACGGGAGGTTGCGGCTTCATCGGCCGCCACGTCGCCCAGGAACTCACCGAACATGGCTATCAGGTGCGCCTGCTGGATGCGCTTGTGGACCAGGTGCACGGCGCCGAAGCCATCAGTCTTCCGACTGGAGCCGAATTGATAAAGGGCGACGTGCGCGACCGCGATGCGGTCGTCGAGGCGGTATCGGGCGTCGACGCGGTCATCCACCTGGCGGCCGAGGTTGGCGTCGGCCAGTCCATGTACGAGATCGCCCGCTATGTCGGCGCGAACGATCTCGGCACCGCGGTGCTGCTTGAGGCATTGATCAAGCATCCGGTCGAACGCATCGTGGTGGCGTCCTCCATGAGCATCTACGGCGAAGGCCTTTACCGGACTCCGGACGGGCAGCGGATTGACAATGCGCGCCGCAAGCCTGCCGAGATCAGGGACGGTCTGTGGAACCTCAAATCCGCGTCGGGCGAGGTGCTGTTGCCGATTCCCACCGACGAGGAGAAACGGCCCGATCTCGCCTCGATCTATGCGCTGACAAAATATGCTCAGGAGCGGGCCGTGCTGATCTTCGGGCAGGCCTATGGCATCGACGCGGTGGCGTTGCGCCTCTTCAACGTCTTCGGCGCCGGACAGGCGCTCTCCAATCCCTATACCGGCGTTCTCGCGAACTTCGCCTCGCGCCTCGCCAACGGCAAGCGGCCGACGATCTTCGAGGATGGCGAGCAGAAGCGTGACTTCGTCCATGTGCGCGATGTCGCCACCGCGTTTCGGCTGGCGCTGGAGCAACGCCAGGCAGCCGGACATGCCATCAACATCGGCAGCGGCCACGCCTATTCGATCAGCGAAGTAGCCCGTCTTCTTGCCAAGGCGATGGGCATCCCCAAGCGCCCGCCCGAAATCCTCGGCAAGGCGCGCTCCGGCGATATCCGCAACTGCTTCGCCGATATTGCCAAGGCGCGCGAACTGCTCGGCTTCGAGCCAAAGCATCGACTGGAAAATTCGCTTGGCGAGTTCGCGGCCTGGGTTCGCAACAGCGTCGTCATCGACCGGGGCGCCGACATGCGGCGCGAATTGGAAGAGCGAGGATTGGTCTCATGA